GTGGCATCGCGCAGGCTTTGCACCTCGGGGTAGTACTGGCGCAGTACCGATACTCCCCGTTCGCACTCCTGCCGGCGCGTGTTGTACTCAGAGCTGGCGAGGCTGTGCTTCACGCCTGAGTTGCAGAGCACAATGCGGCAGGCTTGGGTATCGAAAGGAAAGTAGGCGTACTCGAGCGAGCGGCAATCGAGGCGCACCACGTGCTCGGGCTTGCCGAACAGGCTGGCAAACTGATCCATAAGGCCGCACTGCACCAACGCGTACTCGTGCTCGGCTTTTTGGGCAATGTGCGCCAGCTCCATTTTATCGATGTTGGCCGCGAGCAGCTGGTTGAGCGCGAAAGCCAAGCCGCACTCCACCGCGGCCGACGACGACATGCCAGCTCCGATAGGAATGGTACCGCCAAACACGCAATCGAAGCCGGTAAGGGTAAGCCCCCGTTTCTGCAATTGCGCCACCACACCTAGGAGATAGTTCGCCCAAGGCGTATCGGTGCGGTGCACCTGATCGAGGGCAATGGTAAAGCAGTCGTTCAGGTCGTGCGCTACCAGGCGTATCTCGGCGGTGCTGCTGAGCCCCACGGCGTAGTAAATGGCCTTATCGACGGC
The sequence above is drawn from the Hymenobacter sp. YIM 151858-1 genome and encodes:
- the galK gene encoding galactokinase; amino-acid sequence: MLAQTVASAFQRHFGYAAPLLVRAPGRVNLIGEHTDYNNGFVLPAAVDKAIYYAVGLSSTAEIRLVAHDLNDCFTIALDQVHRTDTPWANYLLGVVAQLQKRGLTLTGFDCVFGGTIPIGAGMSSSAAVECGLAFALNQLLAANIDKMELAHIAQKAEHEYALVQCGLMDQFASLFGKPEHVVRLDCRSLEYAYFPFDTQACRIVLCNSGVKHSLASSEYNTRRQECERGVSVLRQYYPEVQSLRDATLDHLAAHRDEMGTVVYRRCAYVVQENQRVEAACRHLEAHDLGAFGKEMYASHAGLRDDYEVSCPELDVLVEAASKVPGVYGSRMMGGGFGGCTINLVAPDQVENFIRQVGAAYEQHFRRPLETYQTTIVGGVEALTEAVPTGGN